A genomic stretch from Deinococcus aquiradiocola includes:
- a CDS encoding beta strand repeat-containing protein — protein MRPRLVRILLLFLLTGLPTAAAVNVCASPGTDGIAAPISGVVNTYYAAPLGSVTAGAGSTSIRVGASSGATTAIAAGDLLLVVQMQDGTIDSSNTGAYGDGVGGDPARGQVSGTAGQYEYVVATGAPDASGNVGLRGAGAGGGLVNTYVNRDATATQGQARYQVVRVPEYATATLGTVTARPWDGTSGGLLAFDVAGTLNLGGGSVSANGAGFRGGGGRGLAGAGTGSVYLNTDYRTPASANLNGSKGEGTAGTPRYVLPSGAIALTDTGVDGYPNGSSGRGAPGNAGGGGTDGNPVANDQNSGGGGGANGGAGGQGGNTWSSNLALGGFGGAAPGVSATRLFLGGGGGAGTRNNGSGIDSSGGTGGGMVLIRANSVTGSGTISANGTTGNTPSNDGAGGGGAGGTVMVTVQTGTLSGLTVSANGGNGGNAYPTGATTAPHGPGGGGGGGVVYTNASGATLTATPGTNGTTTTNLNQYNAQPGTVGTVSPSQLASSVPGTRSGSECPPLLTVAKSTTTPNVGRGGTAAYTVTVSNAQGTARDVALTDTLPGGLTLNSAFTVTLAGGATRTTTSEGTTGTGNVSVSSFRLPQNAAVTVNWTALVPTGAAPATLQNSATATYTATDGSGTASATYTGSSSTAEDVTVRVPVVTLTKTVQNITAGTAAGTTGTGLPGDTLEYCLTYTNTGNGTATSVVLSDTVPTNVNANPSAYGAGLGIQLNGTNLTSASDTDAATLTATALQVTVGTVAAGVTGKACFRTSIR, from the coding sequence ATGCGCCCTCGGCTTGTTCGTATCCTGCTGCTCTTTCTCCTGACGGGCCTGCCCACGGCGGCCGCCGTCAACGTGTGCGCGTCGCCCGGCACGGACGGAATCGCCGCACCGATCAGCGGCGTCGTCAACACCTACTACGCCGCGCCGCTCGGCAGCGTCACCGCCGGTGCGGGCAGCACCTCCATCCGGGTCGGGGCCTCCAGCGGCGCGACCACCGCCATCGCGGCCGGTGACCTGCTGCTCGTCGTGCAGATGCAGGACGGCACCATCGACAGCAGCAACACCGGCGCGTACGGCGACGGCGTGGGCGGCGACCCCGCGCGGGGCCAGGTGTCCGGCACCGCCGGCCAGTACGAGTACGTCGTCGCGACCGGCGCTCCGGACGCGTCCGGCAACGTCGGCCTGCGCGGCGCGGGCGCCGGCGGCGGCCTCGTGAACACCTACGTCAACCGTGACGCGACCGCCACGCAGGGCCAGGCACGATACCAGGTGGTGCGCGTTCCCGAATACGCGACCGCCACGCTCGGCACCGTCACCGCCAGACCCTGGGACGGTACCAGCGGCGGCCTGCTCGCCTTCGACGTGGCAGGCACCCTCAACCTCGGCGGCGGCAGCGTGAGCGCGAACGGTGCGGGCTTCCGCGGCGGCGGCGGACGCGGCCTCGCAGGCGCCGGGACCGGCAGCGTCTACCTGAACACCGACTACCGGACCCCCGCCAGCGCGAACCTCAACGGCAGCAAGGGCGAGGGTACCGCCGGCACGCCCCGCTACGTCCTCCCGTCCGGCGCGATCGCGCTCACCGACACCGGCGTGGACGGCTACCCGAACGGCAGCAGCGGCCGTGGTGCGCCCGGCAACGCGGGCGGCGGCGGCACCGACGGCAACCCCGTCGCGAACGACCAGAACAGCGGCGGTGGCGGCGGCGCCAACGGCGGCGCAGGCGGCCAGGGCGGCAACACCTGGTCCTCCAACCTCGCGCTCGGCGGGTTCGGCGGCGCGGCCCCAGGTGTCAGCGCCACGCGGCTCTTCCTGGGCGGCGGCGGCGGTGCCGGAACCCGCAACAACGGCAGCGGCATCGACTCGAGCGGCGGCACCGGCGGCGGCATGGTCCTCATCCGCGCGAACAGCGTCACCGGCAGCGGCACCATCAGCGCCAACGGCACCACCGGCAACACCCCCAGCAACGACGGCGCGGGCGGCGGCGGTGCGGGCGGCACCGTCATGGTCACCGTTCAGACCGGCACGCTCTCCGGCCTGACCGTCAGCGCCAACGGCGGCAACGGCGGCAACGCCTACCCCACCGGCGCCACCACCGCCCCCCACGGCCCCGGCGGTGGCGGGGGAGGCGGCGTCGTGTACACCAACGCCAGCGGCGCCACCCTCACCGCCACCCCCGGCACCAACGGCACCACCACCACCAACCTCAACCAGTACAACGCCCAGCCCGGCACGGTCGGCACCGTCAGCCCCAGCCAGCTCGCCAGCAGCGTGCCCGGCACACGCAGCGGCAGCGAATGCCCGCCGCTCCTCACGGTCGCCAAGAGCACCACTACCCCCAACGTCGGACGCGGCGGCACCGCCGCCTACACCGTCACCGTCAGCAACGCCCAGGGCACCGCCCGCGACGTCGCCCTGACCGACACCCTCCCCGGCGGCCTCACCCTGAACAGCGCCTTCACCGTCACCCTCGCGGGCGGCGCCACCCGCACCACCACCAGCGAAGGCACCACCGGCACCGGCAACGTCAGCGTCAGCAGCTTCCGCCTCCCGCAGAACGCCGCCGTCACCGTCAACTGGACCGCCCTCGTCCCCACCGGCGCCGCGCCCGCCACCCTCCAGAACAGCGCCACCGCCACGTACACCGCCACCGACGGCAGCGGCACCGCCAGCGCCACCTACACCGGCAGCAGCAGCACCGCCGAGGACGTCACCGTCCGTGTCCCCGTCGTCACGCTCACCAAAACCGTCCAGAACATCACGGCAGGCACCGCCGCAGGCACGACCGGCACCGGCCTGCCCGGCGACACCCTGGAGTACTGCCTCACGTACACCAACACCGGAAACGGTACCGCCACCAGCGTCGTCCTGAGTGACACCGTCCCCACCAACGTCAACGCCAACCCGAGTGCCTACGGCGCTGGCCTGGGCATCCAGCTCAACGGCACCAACCTCACGAGCGCCAGCGACACCGACGCCGCCACCCTGACCGCCACGGCGCTGCAGGTCACGGTGGGCACCGTCGCTGCTGGCGTCACCGGCAAGGCCTGCTTCCGCACCAGCATCCGCTGA
- a CDS encoding ABC transporter permease gives MALPLTRAGTGRARRAGRGLGLAGILRVAWRAILGNPLRSMLTALGVIIGVAAVIALTALGTGSTQGVTKNLESLGTNLLTVGSQRGRPGGSLVRGGPAPTVTLADANAIAAQFGSRLLGIAPADQRSVQAKVAGTNAQVTVVGTWPAYAVIRNAAPDQGSFFTQDDLDRRRKVAVIGFQVAQDLYGDSAAALGQTIRLDNLVFRVIGVEPDKGATGFQSPNAQVFIPLTVYAQRFSRGTAVRGSPTVSSISLGGADPRDLTALQQDVTDLVAQRHDTPDPGSYDFTIQNQADALSSLQSTTATLTLLVGAIAGISLLVGGIGIMNIMLVSVTERTREIGVRKALGARPGDILTQFLVEASVLSVGGGVIGVLLGIGLAFLGTLAGITPVFTAPPIVAAFVFSALVGVFFGYYPAARAARLDPVESLRYE, from the coding sequence GTGGCCCTCCCGCTGACGCGCGCCGGGACGGGCCGTGCGCGCCGGGCCGGACGCGGCCTCGGGCTCGCCGGGATCCTGCGCGTCGCGTGGCGCGCGATCCTCGGCAACCCGCTGCGCAGCATGCTCACCGCGCTGGGCGTCATCATCGGCGTGGCCGCCGTCATCGCCCTCACCGCGCTCGGCACCGGCAGCACGCAGGGCGTCACGAAGAACCTCGAGAGCCTCGGCACGAACCTCCTCACGGTCGGCAGTCAGCGCGGCCGTCCCGGCGGGAGCCTCGTGCGCGGCGGCCCGGCACCCACCGTCACGCTCGCCGACGCGAACGCCATCGCAGCGCAGTTCGGGTCGCGGCTGCTCGGAATCGCGCCCGCCGACCAGCGCAGCGTGCAGGCCAAGGTCGCCGGCACGAACGCGCAGGTCACCGTGGTCGGCACGTGGCCCGCGTACGCCGTCATCCGCAACGCTGCCCCCGACCAGGGGAGCTTCTTCACGCAGGACGACCTCGACCGTCGCCGCAAGGTCGCCGTGATCGGCTTCCAGGTCGCGCAGGACCTGTACGGCGACAGCGCGGCCGCGCTCGGCCAGACGATCCGCCTCGACAACCTCGTATTCAGGGTCATCGGCGTGGAGCCCGACAAGGGCGCCACCGGCTTTCAGAGCCCCAACGCGCAGGTGTTCATTCCGCTCACCGTGTACGCGCAGCGCTTCTCGCGCGGCACCGCCGTCCGCGGCAGCCCCACCGTGTCGAGCATCTCTCTCGGCGGGGCCGACCCCCGGGACCTCACGGCCCTGCAGCAGGACGTGACGGACCTCGTCGCGCAGCGCCACGACACGCCCGACCCCGGCAGTTACGATTTCACCATCCAGAACCAGGCGGACGCGCTGAGCAGCCTGCAGTCCACCACCGCCACCCTCACCCTGCTGGTGGGCGCCATCGCGGGCATCAGCCTGCTGGTGGGCGGCATCGGCATCATGAACATCATGCTCGTGAGCGTCACGGAACGCACCCGCGAGATCGGCGTCCGCAAGGCGCTCGGCGCGCGCCCCGGCGACATCCTCACGCAGTTCCTCGTGGAGGCCTCCGTGCTGTCCGTCGGCGGCGGCGTGATCGGCGTGCTGCTCGGCATCGGACTGGCGTTCCTGGGGACGCTGGCCGGCATCACGCCCGTCTTCACCGCCCCGCCCATCGTGGCGGCCTTCGTGTTCAGCGCCCTCGTCGGCGTCTTCTTCGGGTACTACCCGGCCGCGCGCGCCGCGCGTCTCGACCCGGTCGAGAGCCTCAGGTACGAATGA
- a CDS encoding ABC transporter ATP-binding protein, producing MTPAPPVVSLRDIKRRYEVGETEFMALRGVSLDIHAGEFVALMGPSGSGKTTLMQLIGLLDRPSCGQYLLGGRDVTDLSENERAEARNREIGFVFQAFHLLPRMNLRENVEVPMLYAGVPARERGERALDLLARVGLDSKADNLPSQISGGQKQRVAIARALAGEPCMLLADEPTGNLDSQTSLDVLGLFHELHDEGRTIVMVTHEPDVGAHAGRVVRVCDGLIESDRAQTPVRGEQPWPSR from the coding sequence ATGACGCCCGCCCCACCGGTCGTGTCGCTGCGCGACATCAAGCGCCGCTACGAGGTCGGCGAGACGGAATTCATGGCGCTGCGCGGCGTCAGCCTCGACATCCACGCCGGGGAATTCGTGGCCCTGATGGGCCCCTCCGGCAGCGGCAAGACCACCCTGATGCAGCTCATCGGCCTGCTCGACCGCCCCAGCTGCGGCCAGTACCTGCTCGGCGGGCGCGACGTCACCGACCTCAGCGAGAACGAACGCGCCGAGGCCCGCAACCGCGAGATCGGCTTCGTGTTCCAGGCCTTCCACCTGCTGCCGCGCATGAACCTGCGCGAGAACGTCGAGGTGCCGATGCTGTACGCGGGCGTCCCCGCCCGGGAACGCGGCGAACGCGCCCTCGACCTGCTCGCCCGCGTCGGCCTGGACAGCAAGGCCGACAACCTCCCCTCGCAGATCAGCGGCGGGCAGAAGCAGCGCGTCGCCATCGCCCGCGCGCTCGCCGGCGAACCGTGCATGCTGCTCGCCGACGAACCCACCGGGAACCTCGACTCGCAGACGAGCCTCGACGTGCTCGGCCTGTTCCACGAACTGCACGACGAGGGCCGCACCATCGTGATGGTGACGCACGAACCCGACGTCGGCGCGCACGCGGGCCGCGTCGTCCGCGTCTGCGACGGCCTGATCGAATCCGACCGCGCGCAGACGCCCGTGCGCGGGGAGCAGCCGTGGCCCTCCCGCTGA
- a CDS encoding efflux RND transporter periplasmic adaptor subunit, producing MSVPADPAPAEPGSTPPPARAAVPPVRRAAQARRGRRLGLLVGGLLLLAVIGGGVVLLRRGDAAPAVTYSTDTATEGTVSVLVNGPGTLGARLSTPYPAPLGGTVTGLPAVGTVVKAGQVVGRVHSDTTDQAVRDAELALQRAQAQLAAQGSSGATSTASRDSAVASARLNVQDAANTAASAHTTLDGQSRLYAAGAISRADLDAARTAAQSADSKLASAQASLTAALRQSSAGQASDADTLRGQQLAVQEARAALADAQATQAKETLRAPAAGLVTSVDAVNGANVAAGTSLLTVADVRAMQVPVQVDETQISQVRVGMPARATLDALDGETVEGRVTAISPTATVSNNISIFTVTVELPNPDGRLRAGMSAQTDIVIAEQGGLVISQKAVETVRTRSYVQRLPADVAAQAARDQPQTAAATQAGGAGASALQVDAAAAGKAVQTRVRTGLTDGTSIVVTGGLQEGDTVLLPQTRPPGTGTFSGSSFGGGSVVGRGGTGSGTRGGLPGGFGGF from the coding sequence ATGAGCGTCCCTGCTGATCCCGCCCCCGCCGAGCCTGGCTCCACGCCGCCCCCGGCCCGCGCCGCCGTCCCCCCGGTCCGCCGGGCAGCGCAGGCCCGCCGGGGACGGCGGCTTGGCCTGCTGGTGGGCGGCCTGCTGCTGCTCGCCGTCATCGGGGGCGGCGTGGTCCTGCTGCGGCGCGGTGACGCCGCCCCGGCCGTCACGTACAGCACCGACACCGCCACCGAGGGCACCGTCAGCGTCCTCGTGAACGGCCCCGGCACCCTCGGCGCGCGCCTGAGCACCCCGTACCCCGCGCCGCTCGGCGGGACCGTCACCGGCCTCCCCGCCGTCGGGACGGTCGTGAAGGCCGGGCAGGTCGTCGGGCGCGTCCACAGCGACACCACCGACCAGGCCGTGCGCGACGCCGAACTCGCCCTGCAGCGGGCGCAGGCGCAGCTGGCCGCGCAGGGCTCCAGCGGTGCGACCAGCACCGCCAGCCGCGACAGTGCCGTCGCCAGCGCGCGCCTGAACGTGCAGGACGCCGCGAACACCGCCGCGAGCGCCCACACGACCCTGGACGGCCAGTCGCGGCTGTATGCGGCCGGCGCGATCAGCCGCGCGGACCTCGATGCGGCCCGCACGGCCGCGCAGAGCGCCGACAGCAAACTCGCCTCCGCGCAGGCCAGCCTGACCGCCGCGCTGCGCCAGAGCAGCGCCGGGCAGGCGTCCGACGCCGACACCCTGCGCGGCCAGCAGCTCGCGGTGCAGGAGGCCCGCGCCGCCCTGGCGGACGCGCAGGCCACGCAGGCGAAGGAGACGCTGCGCGCGCCCGCCGCGGGCCTCGTCACGTCCGTGGACGCCGTGAACGGCGCGAACGTCGCCGCCGGCACGTCCCTGCTGACGGTCGCGGACGTGCGTGCCATGCAGGTGCCGGTGCAGGTCGACGAGACGCAGATCTCGCAGGTGCGGGTCGGGATGCCGGCGCGCGCCACCCTGGACGCGCTGGACGGCGAGACGGTCGAGGGCCGCGTGACGGCCATCTCGCCGACCGCGACCGTCAGCAACAACATCAGCATCTTCACCGTCACGGTCGAACTCCCGAACCCGGACGGCCGCCTGCGGGCGGGGATGTCGGCGCAGACGGACATCGTGATCGCCGAGCAGGGCGGGCTCGTGATCTCGCAGAAGGCCGTCGAGACGGTCCGCACGCGCTCGTACGTGCAACGGCTCCCGGCGGACGTGGCGGCGCAGGCGGCCCGCGACCAGCCGCAGACGGCTGCGGCCACTCAGGCGGGCGGCGCTGGCGCCAGCGCCCTGCAGGTGGACGCGGCCGCCGCCGGGAAGGCCGTGCAGACCCGCGTACGGACCGGCCTGACGGACGGGACCAGCATCGTCGTCACGGGCGGCCTGCAGGAGGGCGACACCGTGCTGCTCCCGCAGACCCGGCCGCCCGGCACCGGCACGTTCTCCGGCAGCAGCTTCGGTGGCGGTTCCGTGGTTGGGCGCGGCGGCACCGGCAGCGGCACCCGGGGCGGGCTGCCGGGCGGCTTCGGGGGCTTCTGA
- the dnaE gene encoding DNA polymerase III subunit alpha yields MAGAPAGLTRPDVPPTARLEVLLDVHSFFSEGAGTGSPDRLARLAAARGFQGLALTDDAGVGGAVDLCAVGAELGLRTVVGATVPLLVPSGPDGRALDVFPVVLLAQNRAGYARLNVLLSAARQAASSGAGAVPGVPLADLTSGTAGLVLLTGARRGFPTVLGAARRLPELDALLHTLKRAFPRRMYVQLYHDARPGMRRLLGFLRALARDHGLPCVAAPEVRLALPDEYPLLDALTCARLGIDVQCPHPDRPVNDAPHLGTPEEWARRLPYADALHNALRLAQTCHLDLRPERLTPPVPDLPPGLSARAYLRLRAEAGLAARYARAARPAARARLDAELRTVEELELEGFFLSAAEVTDYCLEHGILAAGRGSAAGSVLCYVLGITLSDPVRHDLLFERFLHTGRRTMPDVDIDIASSRRDQVLAWVEERWGAGGSGEAMVANRVTYRLPSAVQDLGRALGVPPQLRDRLTRALGRDHRHLRPHRAQEAQEVFGEVLGTAPVARQLLRLLTLMEGRFFRHHAPHSGGVILSALPLTQYSPVTRSSGGIRMLTFDKDDVERLGLIKLDLLGLRMLGVLERAREDVARLGGGWLDFGNLPDDPGVWAQLRLGDTMALFQIESPAQTVMTARLRPGTLTDLAHQIALVRPGPIQSGTVHPYVRRRLGEEAVPVLREPLHGILRPTQGVLLFQEQVLRLAVQYAGMDWVQADRFRKQVSSAENPDDLAALQDAFVRGAARTCGAPQGEAREVFGWCAAFRGYGFAESHAWAFAQHTYASAYLRHHHPAAYLAAVLTEAPGMWPAQTVVQEARRWGVRLLPLSLNRSGRAYHAEGPAAVRLALTAVDGVSGEVARQIVLERHLGGPYRSVEDAYDRLPLAADLHAALAQAGAYGPSRREALYRLTVLAHARPAGRHALLAPPAEPPDLPSLTPDEELALDLHLSGVSASPHDRLDPLRGQLRDLGCRPLGQLRHAETAWVAGSVVARQKPPTARGFAFFVLQDGPDRVQVVIRPELWEAHRQLLRDARALLVHGTVTRQGRAVTLRAERLADLPLPGMTPVRRGTRPSA; encoded by the coding sequence GTGGCTGGCGCGCCTGCAGGACTGACGCGGCCGGACGTGCCCCCCACCGCCCGGCTGGAGGTGCTGCTCGACGTGCACAGCTTCTTCAGCGAGGGGGCGGGGACCGGGTCGCCGGACCGGCTCGCGCGGCTCGCGGCGGCGCGCGGCTTCCAGGGGCTGGCGCTCACGGACGACGCCGGGGTGGGCGGGGCGGTGGACCTCTGCGCGGTCGGCGCGGAACTGGGCCTGCGGACGGTGGTGGGCGCGACCGTGCCGCTGCTCGTGCCGTCCGGGCCGGACGGGCGGGCGCTGGACGTGTTCCCGGTGGTGCTACTCGCGCAGAACCGGGCCGGGTACGCACGCCTGAACGTGCTGCTCAGCGCCGCGCGTCAGGCGGCCTCGTCCGGGGCGGGAGCCGTGCCGGGCGTGCCGCTGGCGGACCTGACGTCCGGCACGGCGGGCCTGGTGCTGCTGACGGGCGCGCGGCGCGGCTTCCCGACGGTGCTCGGCGCGGCGCGGCGCCTGCCGGAACTGGACGCGCTGCTGCACACCCTGAAGCGCGCCTTTCCGCGCCGGATGTACGTCCAGCTGTACCACGACGCGCGGCCCGGCATGCGGCGGCTGCTGGGGTTCCTGCGGGCGCTGGCGCGCGATCACGGCCTGCCGTGCGTGGCGGCACCCGAGGTGCGGCTCGCACTGCCGGACGAGTACCCGCTGCTCGACGCGCTGACCTGCGCGCGGCTCGGCATCGACGTGCAGTGCCCGCACCCGGACCGGCCCGTGAACGACGCGCCGCACCTCGGCACGCCCGAGGAGTGGGCGCGGCGACTGCCGTACGCGGACGCCCTCCACAACGCCCTGCGGCTCGCGCAGACCTGTCACCTGGACCTGCGTCCGGAGCGCCTCACGCCGCCCGTCCCGGACCTGCCGCCCGGCCTGAGTGCCCGCGCGTACCTGCGCCTGCGGGCCGAGGCGGGCCTCGCCGCGCGGTACGCGCGGGCGGCCCGGCCCGCCGCGCGCGCCCGGCTGGACGCGGAACTCCGTACCGTGGAGGAGCTGGAGCTGGAGGGGTTCTTCCTGTCGGCGGCGGAGGTGACGGACTACTGCCTGGAGCACGGCATTCTCGCGGCGGGCCGGGGGAGCGCGGCGGGCAGCGTGCTGTGTTACGTGCTCGGCATCACGCTGTCCGACCCGGTGCGGCACGACCTGCTGTTCGAGCGTTTCCTGCACACGGGGCGGCGCACCATGCCGGACGTGGACATCGACATCGCCAGTTCGCGCCGGGATCAGGTGCTCGCGTGGGTGGAGGAACGCTGGGGGGCGGGCGGGAGCGGCGAGGCGATGGTCGCCAACCGCGTCACGTACCGCCTGCCGAGCGCCGTGCAGGACCTCGGGCGGGCGCTGGGCGTGCCGCCGCAGCTGCGCGACCGGCTGACGCGCGCGCTGGGCCGCGACCACCGGCACCTGCGGCCCCACCGGGCGCAGGAGGCGCAGGAGGTGTTCGGCGAGGTGCTGGGAACCGCGCCGGTCGCGCGGCAGCTGCTGCGCCTGCTGACCCTGATGGAGGGGCGCTTCTTCCGGCATCACGCGCCGCACTCGGGCGGCGTGATCCTGTCGGCGCTCCCGCTCACGCAGTACAGCCCGGTCACGCGGTCGAGCGGCGGCATCCGCATGCTGACCTTCGACAAGGACGACGTGGAACGCCTGGGCCTCATCAAGCTGGACCTGCTGGGCCTGCGGATGCTGGGCGTGCTGGAGCGCGCGCGGGAGGACGTGGCGCGGCTCGGCGGCGGGTGGCTGGACTTCGGGAACCTGCCGGACGATCCGGGCGTGTGGGCGCAGCTGCGGCTGGGGGACACCATGGCGCTCTTCCAGATCGAGTCGCCCGCGCAGACGGTCATGACGGCCCGCCTGCGGCCCGGCACCCTGACGGACCTCGCACACCAGATCGCGCTCGTACGCCCCGGCCCGATCCAGAGCGGCACCGTCCACCCCTACGTGCGGCGGCGGCTGGGAGAGGAGGCCGTGCCGGTCCTGCGGGAACCGCTGCACGGCATCCTGCGGCCCACGCAGGGCGTGCTGCTGTTCCAGGAACAGGTGCTGAGGCTCGCCGTGCAGTACGCGGGCATGGACTGGGTGCAGGCGGACCGTTTCCGGAAGCAGGTGAGCAGCGCAGAGAACCCGGACGACCTGGCGGCCCTGCAGGACGCCTTCGTGCGCGGCGCGGCCCGCACGTGCGGCGCGCCGCAGGGCGAGGCGCGCGAGGTGTTCGGGTGGTGCGCGGCGTTCCGGGGGTACGGCTTCGCGGAGAGTCACGCGTGGGCGTTCGCGCAGCACACGTACGCCTCGGCGTACCTGCGGCACCACCACCCGGCCGCGTACCTCGCGGCGGTGCTGACGGAGGCGCCCGGCATGTGGCCCGCGCAGACGGTGGTACAGGAGGCGCGCCGCTGGGGAGTACGCCTGCTGCCGCTGAGCCTGAACCGCTCCGGGCGCGCCTACCACGCCGAGGGGCCCGCAGCGGTCCGGCTGGCCCTGACGGCGGTGGACGGCGTGAGCGGCGAGGTGGCCCGGCAGATCGTGCTGGAACGGCACCTGGGCGGCCCGTACCGCAGCGTCGAGGACGCCTACGACCGCCTGCCGCTGGCCGCGGACCTGCACGCGGCCCTCGCGCAGGCAGGCGCGTACGGACCGTCGCGCCGGGAGGCGCTGTACCGCCTGACGGTGCTGGCACACGCCCGCCCGGCGGGCCGCCACGCCCTGCTCGCGCCGCCCGCCGAGCCGCCGGACCTGCCGTCCCTCACGCCGGACGAGGAACTCGCGCTCGACCTGCACCTGAGCGGCGTGAGTGCCTCCCCGCACGACCGGCTGGACCCGCTGCGCGGGCAGCTGCGGGACCTGGGGTGCCGCCCGCTCGGGCAGCTGCGGCACGCGGAGACGGCGTGGGTGGCGGGCAGCGTCGTGGCGCGTCAGAAGCCGCCCACCGCGCGCGGCTTCGCGTTCTTCGTGCTGCAGGACGGCCCGGACCGCGTGCAGGTCGTCATTCGTCCGGAGCTGTGGGAGGCACACCGGCAGCTGCTGCGCGACGCGCGCGCCCTGCTGGTGCACGGGACGGTGACGCGGCAGGGGCGGGCCGTGACGCTGCGGGCCGAGCGGCTCGCGGACCTGCCGCTGCCGGGCATGACGCCCGTGAGACGCGGCACCCGGCCTTCTGCATGA
- a CDS encoding Y-family DNA polymerase: MSVRPVVCALLTPWPLHLLGQARPDVPLAVLGEDRRVLHANGAAVAGGVRAGMREQAAVSRCPDLHAEVVTAPVAAQAWTALLETLHARFSDHVEGRSPGVAFLHASPGAARELAVAFGARVGVAGSVEVAHLAALRAVPGEVRELQPDAERAYLPLALTAHLGVLGVTDAQVERLHFLGVRGLADLMAWSAAQRGAFLGAGTGRRVNRFLRGERCTRVARYMPDRTLHVTRALDEPLHEPHEAAALLGEAVPELWAALRGRTAASLSVHAVTPGGRLSGTRRLKWPLQEAGLRRAAERLLLDSGALALGVDAVTLECSGLQQPARQVGLWPDARELDAVQEVLERYPDALVRVEWRDPYALVADAQYVWVDWLTGAERPRPMRPCPVQAAPLAPAGAPEPALSPSSVVRAAVARSLARDR; the protein is encoded by the coding sequence ATGAGCGTGCGGCCGGTGGTGTGCGCGCTGCTCACGCCCTGGCCGCTGCACCTGCTCGGGCAGGCGCGTCCGGACGTGCCGCTCGCGGTGCTGGGCGAGGACCGGCGCGTGCTGCACGCGAACGGTGCGGCCGTGGCGGGCGGCGTGCGTGCGGGTATGCGCGAGCAGGCGGCCGTGTCCCGCTGCCCGGACCTGCACGCCGAGGTGGTGACGGCGCCCGTCGCCGCGCAGGCGTGGACGGCCCTGCTGGAGACGCTGCACGCGCGCTTCAGTGACCACGTGGAGGGCCGTTCTCCCGGCGTGGCGTTCCTGCACGCCTCGCCGGGCGCGGCGCGGGAACTGGCGGTCGCGTTCGGCGCGCGGGTGGGCGTGGCGGGCAGCGTGGAGGTGGCGCACCTCGCGGCGCTGCGGGCCGTGCCGGGCGAGGTGCGCGAGCTGCAGCCGGACGCGGAGCGCGCGTACCTGCCGCTCGCGCTGACGGCGCACCTGGGCGTGCTGGGCGTCACGGACGCGCAGGTGGAGCGCCTGCACTTCCTGGGCGTGCGGGGTCTTGCGGACCTGATGGCGTGGAGTGCCGCGCAGCGCGGGGCGTTCCTGGGGGCCGGGACGGGGCGGCGCGTGAACCGCTTCCTGCGCGGGGAGCGCTGCACCCGCGTCGCGCGGTACATGCCGGACCGGACGCTGCACGTCACGCGGGCGCTGGACGAACCGCTGCACGAGCCGCACGAGGCGGCGGCCCTGCTGGGGGAGGCCGTGCCGGAACTGTGGGCGGCCCTGCGCGGACGGACGGCGGCGTCCCTGTCGGTGCACGCGGTGACGCCCGGCGGTCGCCTGAGCGGCACGCGCCGCCTGAAGTGGCCGCTGCAGGAGGCGGGCCTGCGCCGCGCGGCGGAGCGCCTGCTGCTGGACTCGGGCGCGCTGGCCCTCGGGGTGGACGCCGTGACGCTGGAGTGCTCGGGGCTGCAACAGCCGGCCCGGCAGGTGGGGCTGTGGCCGGACGCGCGCGAGCTGGACGCCGTGCAGGAGGTACTGGAGCGCTACCCGGACGCGCTGGTGCGGGTCGAGTGGCGCGACCCGTACGCGCTGGTGGCGGACGCGCAGTACGTCTGGGTGGACTGGCTGACCGGTGCGGAACGCCCGCGCCCCATGCGGCCCTGCCCCGTGCAGGCCGCGCCCCTCGCGCCTGCCGGTGCGCCGGAGCCCGCCCTGTCGCCGTCGTCTGTCGTGCGTGCAGCCGTGGCGCGCTCCCTGGCGCGCGACCGATGA
- the lexA gene encoding transcriptional repressor LexA: MPPRLTELRLHLLRTVLRLTRESGGPPSAAELARHLRVSEAAVSAHLRALRDLGFVERSGPRGRLHLSEKALAAVGTGLPIYGQIAAGPPILAEQQPDRTTPSLDVLLGVRDGDYLLVVRGDSMTGIGVMDGDYVLVRPAQDVHDGEVAVVLVPGENSATLKRLYRSGGQVTLLSENPAHPRMRFAAADVQVQGRMVARVGLPGTRPGAPRE; this comes from the coding sequence ATGCCGCCCCGCCTGACCGAACTGCGCCTTCACCTGCTCCGTACCGTTCTGCGCCTCACGCGCGAGTCGGGCGGCCCGCCGAGCGCCGCGGAACTCGCCCGTCACCTGCGGGTGAGCGAGGCGGCCGTGAGCGCGCACCTGCGCGCCCTGCGCGACCTGGGGTTCGTGGAGCGCAGCGGGCCGCGCGGCCGCCTGCACCTGAGCGAGAAGGCCCTCGCGGCGGTCGGGACGGGCCTGCCGATCTACGGGCAGATCGCGGCAGGGCCGCCCATCCTGGCCGAGCAGCAGCCGGACCGCACCACGCCCAGCCTCGACGTGCTGCTGGGCGTACGCGACGGCGATTACCTGCTGGTCGTCCGGGGGGACAGCATGACGGGCATCGGCGTGATGGACGGTGACTACGTGCTCGTGCGGCCCGCGCAGGACGTGCACGACGGCGAGGTCGCGGTGGTGCTCGTGCCGGGCGAGAACAGCGCCACCCTGAAGCGCCTGTACCGTTCGGGCGGGCAGGTCACGCTGCTCAGCGAGAATCCCGCGCACCCCCGCATGCGTTTCGCGGCGGCGGACGTGCAGGTGCAGGGCCGGATGGTCGCGCGCGTCGGCCTGCCGGGCACGCGTCCCGGCGCGCCCAGGGAATGA